The following are from one region of the Methylophilus sp. DW102 genome:
- a CDS encoding ABC transporter permease subunit, whose product MLNIARKELKSMFASPMGWIILALLTFSFGTYYLNGVNNYFEVMSGSIRPAERIGVTQFVGQTVYGLASFIMLFAVPLLSMRLISEERRSQTLPFLFSAPLSISEIVMGKFLGLVVFLSILVVYIGVMLTTLNIWSDIDFGYIFANSLGLLLLVSSFAALGLYFSSLTAQPIIAGILSFIALFVLMILDRFFAGDPTSTMLKFSLMRHFQSFAGGLIDTADLAYFGLFILTFITLTIRRLDADRLRG is encoded by the coding sequence ATGTTGAATATTGCAAGAAAAGAACTCAAGAGTATGTTCGCCTCGCCCATGGGGTGGATTATTCTGGCCCTGCTGACGTTTTCGTTTGGCACTTACTACCTCAATGGCGTGAATAACTACTTTGAAGTCATGTCCGGCTCCATCCGTCCGGCTGAGCGGATTGGGGTCACACAGTTTGTTGGGCAAACTGTCTACGGCCTGGCCTCCTTCATTATGTTATTTGCCGTGCCTTTGCTTTCCATGCGCCTGATTTCAGAGGAGCGCCGCAGCCAGACACTGCCATTTTTGTTCAGCGCGCCGTTGTCCATCAGCGAAATTGTGATGGGCAAGTTTTTAGGCCTGGTGGTGTTCCTGAGCATTCTGGTGGTTTACATCGGCGTGATGCTGACAACCTTGAATATCTGGTCAGATATTGATTTTGGCTATATTTTTGCAAATTCGCTGGGGCTGTTGCTGCTGGTCTCCAGCTTTGCCGCGCTGGGCCTGTATTTCTCCAGCTTGACGGCACAGCCGATCATTGCCGGCATTTTGAGTTTTATTGCCTTGTTTGTGCTCATGATTCTGGACCGCTTTTTTGCCGGCGACCCGACCAGCACCATGCTCAAGTTTTCGTTGATGCGTCATTTTCAGTCATTTGCCGGTGGCTTGATTGATACGGCTGACCTGGCCTATTT
- a CDS encoding ATP-binding cassette domain-containing protein codes for MANLTVEAIELTRLYGGRAAVSDVTFSLQQGQVLGFLGPNGAGKSTTMKMLTGNLAPSAGSVKICGIDMIEQPKEAKALIGYLPEMRPLYKEFTVDEYLTIAARLHNVSGKHIKKAVEHAKERCGLTHMSKRLIENLSNGYQQRVGIAQAIIHNPMVVILDEPTVGLDPIQIRDIRALIKEIGQAHSVIVSTHILPEVEMVCDHVQIIDKGKLVFNGGIDVLKQQRIGNKLLVGLRNPPPVAQLAAIAGVAEVEPAEGMWRIRFHEGSQPHEAIVQAAVQQGWGLFHIAPDQTSLEDVFVQLTYHEADVAKAA; via the coding sequence ATGGCAAATTTGACAGTTGAAGCAATTGAATTGACCCGTTTGTATGGCGGACGTGCTGCCGTCAGTGATGTGACGTTCAGCCTGCAGCAAGGCCAGGTGCTGGGCTTTTTGGGGCCAAATGGCGCCGGTAAGTCCACCACGATGAAAATGTTGACGGGCAACCTCGCGCCGAGTGCAGGCAGCGTCAAAATCTGCGGCATCGACATGATAGAGCAGCCCAAAGAGGCAAAAGCCTTGATCGGATACCTGCCGGAAATGCGCCCTTTATATAAAGAGTTTACGGTAGACGAGTACCTGACCATTGCGGCCAGACTGCACAACGTCTCTGGCAAGCACATTAAAAAAGCGGTGGAACATGCCAAAGAGCGTTGTGGGTTGACCCACATGAGCAAACGCTTGATCGAAAACCTGTCCAACGGCTATCAGCAACGCGTAGGGATTGCCCAGGCCATTATTCATAACCCCATGGTAGTGATTCTGGACGAGCCGACCGTGGGCCTGGATCCGATCCAGATTCGTGATATCCGCGCCTTGATCAAGGAAATCGGCCAGGCGCACAGCGTCATTGTCTCTACCCATATTTTGCCCGAAGTGGAAATGGTCTGTGACCACGTGCAAATTATTGACAAGGGCAAGCTGGTGTTTAATGGCGGCATTGATGTGCTCAAGCAGCAGCGTATTGGTAACAAATTGCTGGTTGGCCTGCGTAACCCGCCGCCAGTAGCACAATTGGCTGCAATTGCAGGCGTGGCTGAAGTTGAGCCTGCCGAGGGCATGTGGCGTATCCGTTTTCATGAAGGCAGCCAGCCGCACGAAGCGATTGTGCAGGCGGCTGTGCAGCAAGGTTGGGGCCTGTTCCACATTGCGCCCGATCAAACCAGCCTTGAGGATGTGTTTGTACAATTGACTTATCATGAGGCAGACGTTGCAAAAGCAGCTTAA